A window of Streptomyces sp. SAI-127 contains these coding sequences:
- a CDS encoding thymidine phosphorylase, giving the protein MDAISVIRTKRDRGELSDEQIDWVIDAYTRGEVADEQMSALAMAILLNGMNRREIARWTAAMIASGERMDFSSLSRPTADKHSTGGVGDKITLPLAPLVAACGAAVPQLSGRGLGHTGGTLDKLESIPGWRALLSNEEMLNVLDTTGAVICAAGDGLAPADKKLYALRDVTGTVEAIPLIASSIMSKKIAEGTGSLVLDVKVGTGAFMKTIEDARELASTMVGLGTDHGVKTVALLTDMSTPLGLTAGNALEVRESVEVLAGGGPSDVVELTLALAREMLDAAGVRDADPAKALADGSAMDVWRRMIAAQGGDPDAELPVAREQHVIKAGASGVLTRLDAYGIGVAAWRLGAGRARKEDPVQAGAGVQLHAKPGDTVTEGQPLLTLHTDTPERFEYALQSIEGSYDIGAAGTVFTTSPVVLERIA; this is encoded by the coding sequence ATGGACGCCATCTCCGTCATCCGCACCAAGCGGGACCGCGGTGAACTCAGCGACGAGCAGATCGACTGGGTCATCGACGCGTACACCCGCGGGGAGGTCGCCGACGAGCAGATGTCCGCGCTCGCGATGGCGATCCTCCTCAACGGCATGAACCGTCGCGAGATCGCCCGCTGGACCGCCGCGATGATCGCCTCCGGCGAGCGCATGGACTTCTCGTCCCTGTCCCGCCCGACGGCCGACAAGCACTCCACGGGCGGCGTCGGCGACAAGATCACACTCCCGCTGGCGCCCCTGGTGGCGGCCTGCGGCGCGGCCGTCCCCCAGCTCTCGGGCCGCGGCCTCGGCCACACCGGCGGCACGCTGGACAAGCTGGAGTCGATCCCGGGCTGGCGCGCGCTGCTGTCGAACGAGGAGATGCTCAACGTCCTCGACACGACCGGCGCGGTGATCTGCGCGGCGGGCGACGGTCTGGCTCCGGCCGACAAGAAGCTGTACGCCCTGCGTGACGTCACGGGAACGGTCGAGGCCATCCCCCTGATCGCCTCCTCGATCATGTCGAAGAAGATCGCGGAGGGCACGGGCTCACTGGTCCTGGACGTGAAGGTCGGCACCGGCGCCTTCATGAAGACCATCGAGGACGCGCGCGAGCTGGCGTCCACGATGGTGGGCCTGGGCACGGACCACGGCGTGAAGACGGTCGCGCTCCTGACGGACATGAGCACGCCCCTCGGCCTCACGGCGGGCAACGCGCTCGAGGTCCGCGAGTCGGTCGAGGTCCTCGCGGGCGGCGGACCCTCGGACGTGGTGGAACTGACCCTCGCGCTGGCCCGCGAGATGCTCGACGCGGCGGGCGTCCGCGACGCCGACCCCGCGAAGGCCCTGGCCGACGGCTCGGCGATGGACGTCTGGCGCCGGATGATCGCGGCGCAGGGCGGCGACCCGGACGCGGAACTGCCGGTGGCCCGCGAGCAGCACGTGATCAAGGCGGGAGCCTCGGGTGTGCTGACCCGTCTGGACGCCTACGGCATCGGCGTCGCCGCCTGGCGCCTCGGCGCGGGGCGTGCCCGCAAGGAGGACCCGGTCCAGGCGGGCGCGGGCGTGCAACTGCACGCCAAGCCGGGCGACACGGTGACGGAGGGCCAGCCCCTGCTGACCCTGCACACCGACACCCCGGAGCGCTTCGAGTACGCCCTCCAGTCGATCGAGGGTTCCTACGACATCGGGGCGGCCGGGACGGTCTTCACGACGTCGCCGGTGGTGCTGGAACGTATCGCCTGA
- a CDS encoding cytidine deaminase → MTPRSDVDWESLRERARDAMSRAYAPYSGYPVGVAALVDDGRTITGCNVENASYGLGLCAECGLVSELQNTGGGRLTHFTCVDGRGEILVPCGRCRQLLYEFGGPDLLMETPAGILPLSEMLPQAFGPGHLTK, encoded by the coding sequence GTGACCCCGCGGTCCGACGTCGACTGGGAGTCGCTGCGCGAGCGGGCCCGGGACGCCATGTCCCGGGCGTACGCCCCGTACTCCGGCTACCCGGTCGGCGTGGCCGCCCTGGTCGACGACGGCCGTACGATCACCGGCTGCAACGTCGAGAACGCCTCCTACGGCCTCGGCCTGTGCGCCGAGTGCGGTCTGGTCTCGGAGCTGCAGAACACGGGCGGCGGCCGCCTCACGCACTTCACCTGCGTCGACGGCAGGGGCGAGATCCTCGTCCCCTGCGGCCGCTGCCGGCAGCTGCTGTACGAGTTCGGCGGCCCCGACCTGCTCATGGAGACCCCGGCGGGGATCCTGCCGCTGTCGGAGATGCTGCCGCAGGCCTTCGGGCCGGGGCATCTCACCAAGTAA
- a CDS encoding ABC transporter permease, with protein MTATMTDTPPPAAPKADTATRSGRSLGQILMIVAGALLLVAAVRVISGSDQLTSEGQVSAALSLAVPIGLAGLAGLWSERSGVVNIGLEGMMILGTFGAGWIGWQSSPWLGLLCGVGFGVLGGLLHAVATVTFGVDHIVSGVAINLLALGTTQYLAKLFFVDGKAEEAGGNPKQSPPVDSLPSFDVPGISSGLHSIENHHWFLISDIAGILGGLFTDLSIVTVLAVVLFVGSWWLLWRTPFGLRLRSCGENPMAAESLGVNVYKYKYMAVAVSGGLAGLGGAFLALVTSHTYLEGQTGGRGYIGLAAMIFGNWRPGGLAMGAGLFGYSDALQLRSGGETVHALLLLLFVLLLAMAGWKLYKKAHWQGGISLMVAAGVLVWYLVTDEVPSDFVGATPYVVTLLVLSLSAQRLRMPKADGMRYRKGQGK; from the coding sequence ATGACTGCCACGATGACCGACACGCCGCCCCCCGCGGCACCCAAGGCGGACACCGCCACCCGGTCGGGCCGTTCGCTCGGCCAGATCCTCATGATCGTGGCCGGTGCGCTGCTGCTCGTCGCGGCGGTCCGCGTCATCTCCGGCTCCGACCAGCTCACCTCCGAGGGCCAGGTCTCCGCGGCGCTCAGCCTGGCCGTGCCGATCGGCCTCGCCGGTCTGGCCGGTCTGTGGTCCGAGCGGTCCGGCGTGGTCAACATCGGCCTCGAGGGCATGATGATCCTCGGCACCTTCGGCGCCGGCTGGATCGGCTGGCAGTCCAGCCCCTGGCTCGGCCTCCTGTGCGGCGTGGGCTTCGGCGTCCTGGGCGGCCTGCTGCACGCGGTCGCGACCGTCACCTTCGGCGTCGACCACATCGTCTCCGGTGTCGCGATCAACCTCCTCGCGCTCGGCACCACCCAGTACCTCGCCAAGCTCTTCTTCGTGGACGGCAAGGCGGAGGAAGCGGGCGGCAACCCCAAGCAGTCCCCGCCCGTGGACTCGCTGCCCAGCTTCGACGTCCCGGGCATCTCGAGCGGACTGCACTCCATCGAGAACCACCACTGGTTCCTGATCTCCGACATCGCGGGCATCCTCGGCGGTCTGTTCACCGACCTGTCCATCGTGACGGTCCTGGCGGTCGTGCTGTTCGTCGGCAGCTGGTGGCTGCTGTGGCGCACCCCGTTCGGCCTGCGGCTGCGCTCCTGCGGTGAGAACCCGATGGCCGCCGAGTCCCTCGGCGTCAACGTCTACAAGTACAAGTACATGGCCGTGGCCGTCTCCGGCGGCCTCGCCGGCCTCGGCGGCGCCTTCCTGGCCCTGGTCACCTCGCACACCTACCTGGAGGGCCAGACCGGCGGACGCGGCTACATCGGTCTGGCGGCCATGATCTTCGGCAACTGGCGGCCCGGCGGACTCGCCATGGGCGCGGGCCTGTTCGGCTACTCCGACGCGCTCCAGCTGCGCAGCGGCGGCGAGACCGTCCACGCGCTGCTGCTCCTGCTGTTCGTGCTGCTCCTGGCGATGGCCGGCTGGAAGCTGTACAAGAAGGCCCACTGGCAGGGCGGCATCAGCCTCATGGTGGCCGCGGGCGTCCTGGTCTGGTACCTGGTCACCGACGAGGTCCCGAGCGACTTCGTGGGCGCCACCCCGTACGTCGTCACCCTGCTGGTGCTGTCGCTGTCCGCGCAGCGCCTGCGGATGCCCAAGGCGGACGGCATGCGTTACCGGAAGGGCCAGGGCAAGTGA
- a CDS encoding ABC transporter permease — MNKLTQRIDKERLLLGIAAPLLAVVAALVVTTLVILATGKNPGAAFSDMLTYGSASDSQVYILNKATTYYLAGVAVAIGFRMNLFNIGVDGQYRIAAFFAAVLGGALTTPGWISIPLIILCAMGTGAVWAGIAGVLKVTRGVSEVISTIMLNAIATAIIAYLLQPGKLAELQAGGTVVSTKPLPSSSYFFQIDTGAAGVLWGFIVIAALVGIAYWFVLGRTRFGFDLRTVGQSESAAAASGVSVKRMIATSMLISGAVAGLIGMPTLLNDSHQFSNDFPTGIGFTGIAIALLGRNNPVGIALGALLWGFLERTTNHLEFEGYDKEILGVIQGVIVLCVVIAYEVVRRYGLKRQQQRVGAELAAQAAATTQKQEVA; from the coding sequence ATGAACAAGCTGACCCAACGCATCGACAAGGAGCGGCTGCTCCTCGGCATCGCGGCGCCGCTGCTGGCGGTCGTCGCCGCACTCGTCGTGACCACCCTGGTGATCCTCGCCACCGGCAAGAACCCGGGCGCCGCCTTCAGCGACATGCTGACCTACGGCTCCGCCAGCGACAGCCAGGTCTACATCCTCAACAAGGCGACGACGTACTACCTCGCGGGTGTCGCGGTGGCCATCGGCTTCCGCATGAACCTGTTCAACATCGGCGTCGACGGCCAGTACCGCATCGCCGCGTTCTTCGCCGCCGTCCTCGGTGGCGCGCTGACCACGCCCGGCTGGATCTCCATCCCGCTGATCATCCTGTGCGCCATGGGCACCGGTGCCGTGTGGGCGGGCATCGCGGGCGTTCTGAAGGTGACCCGCGGCGTCAGCGAGGTCATCTCGACGATCATGCTCAACGCGATCGCCACCGCGATCATCGCCTATCTGCTCCAGCCCGGAAAGCTCGCCGAACTCCAGGCCGGCGGCACGGTCGTCTCCACCAAGCCGCTGCCGTCGTCCTCGTACTTCTTCCAGATCGACACCGGCGCCGCGGGCGTGCTGTGGGGCTTCATCGTCATCGCCGCGCTCGTCGGCATCGCGTACTGGTTCGTCCTCGGCCGCACCCGCTTCGGCTTCGACCTGCGCACCGTCGGCCAGTCCGAGAGCGCCGCAGCCGCGAGCGGTGTCTCGGTGAAGAGGATGATCGCCACCAGCATGCTCATCTCGGGCGCGGTGGCCGGCCTGATCGGCATGCCGACCCTCCTCAACGACAGCCACCAGTTCAGCAACGACTTCCCGACCGGCATCGGCTTCACCGGCATCGCCATCGCCCTGCTCGGCCGCAACAACCCGGTCGGCATCGCGCTGGGCGCGCTGCTGTGGGGCTTCCTGGAGCGCACGACCAACCACCTGGAGTTCGAGGGCTACGACAAGGAGATCCTCGGCGTCATCCAGGGCGTCATCGTCCTGTGCGTCGTCATCGCCTACGAAGTCGTACGCCGTTACGGACTCAAGCGCCAGCAGCAGCGGGTCGGCGCCGAGCTCGCCGCCCAGGCCGCAGCCACGACCCAGAAGCAGGAGGTGGCGTGA
- a CDS encoding ABC transporter ATP-binding protein — protein MRGITKRFPGVVANKDIDITVRTGTVHALCGENGAGKSTLMKILYGMQQPDEGTITVNGETVTFHTPADAIGRGIGMVHQHFMLADNLTVLENVVLGAEKLYGIGAKARAKIREISNAYSLNVRPDVLLEELGVADRQRVEILKVLYRGAKTLILDEPTAVLVPQEVDALFDNLRELKAEGLTVIFISHKLGEVLSVADEITVIRRGTTVGTVKPAGTTPKQLAELMVGSELPTPETEESTVTDVPLLKLDGLRLAQTDLDGIERIILDDISFTIHKGEVLGIAGVEGNGQSELVEAIMGIRNPDSGTVVLDGTDISHAPTRRRREAGVGYIPEDRHRHGLLLEAPLWENRILGHVTEKPNSRGQLLDIKAARTDTERIIKAYDVRTPGIDVTAASLSGGNQQKLIVGREMSHAPTLLIAAHPTRGVDVGAQAAIWDHIRQARREGLAVLLISADLDELIGLSDTLRVMYRGRLVADADPATITPEELGSAMTGAATGHLEHAEDSAADDEDDAR, from the coding sequence CTGCGCGGCATCACCAAGCGATTCCCCGGCGTCGTCGCCAACAAGGACATCGACATCACCGTCCGCACGGGCACCGTGCACGCCCTGTGCGGTGAGAACGGTGCCGGCAAGTCCACCCTGATGAAGATCCTCTACGGCATGCAGCAGCCGGACGAGGGCACCATCACGGTGAACGGCGAGACGGTCACCTTCCACACCCCCGCCGACGCCATCGGCCGCGGCATCGGCATGGTGCACCAGCACTTCATGCTCGCCGACAACCTCACGGTCCTGGAGAACGTCGTCCTGGGCGCGGAGAAGCTGTACGGCATCGGCGCCAAGGCCCGCGCGAAGATCAGGGAGATCTCCAACGCGTACAGCCTGAACGTACGCCCCGACGTCCTGCTGGAGGAGCTCGGCGTCGCCGACCGCCAGCGCGTGGAGATCCTCAAGGTCCTCTACCGCGGCGCCAAGACGCTGATCCTCGACGAGCCCACCGCCGTCCTCGTGCCGCAGGAGGTCGACGCCCTCTTCGACAACCTGCGCGAGCTCAAGGCCGAAGGCCTCACCGTCATCTTCATCTCGCACAAGCTCGGCGAAGTCCTCTCCGTCGCCGACGAGATCACGGTCATCCGGCGCGGCACCACCGTCGGCACGGTCAAGCCCGCCGGCACCACCCCCAAGCAGCTCGCCGAGCTGATGGTCGGCAGCGAACTGCCCACCCCGGAGACCGAGGAGTCCACGGTCACCGACGTCCCGCTGCTGAAGCTGGACGGTCTGCGCCTGGCCCAGACCGACCTCGACGGCATCGAGCGCATCATCCTCGACGACATCTCGTTCACCATCCACAAGGGCGAGGTCCTCGGTATCGCCGGTGTGGAGGGCAACGGCCAGTCCGAACTGGTCGAGGCCATCATGGGCATCCGCAACCCCGACTCCGGCACGGTCGTCCTCGACGGCACCGACATCTCCCACGCCCCCACCCGCCGCCGCCGCGAGGCCGGCGTCGGCTACATCCCCGAGGACCGCCACCGCCACGGTCTGCTCCTCGAGGCCCCGCTGTGGGAGAACCGCATCCTCGGCCACGTCACCGAGAAGCCCAACTCCCGCGGCCAGCTGCTCGACATCAAGGCGGCCCGCACCGACACCGAGCGCATCATCAAGGCGTACGACGTCCGCACCCCGGGCATCGACGTCACCGCCGCCTCCCTGTCCGGCGGCAACCAGCAGAAGCTGATCGTCGGCCGCGAGATGAGCCACGCGCCCACGCTGCTCATCGCCGCCCACCCCACCCGCGGTGTGGACGTCGGCGCGCAGGCCGCGATCTGGGACCACATCCGCCAGGCCCGCCGCGAGGGCCTGGCCGTGCTGCTGATCTCGGCCGACCTGGACGAGCTCATCGGCCTGTCCGACACCCTGCGGGTGATGTACCGGGGCCGACTGGTCGCCGACGCCGACCCCGCCACCATCACCCCCGAGGAGCTGGGCTCCGCGATGACCGGTGCTGCCACCGGGCACCTGGAGCACGCAGAGGACTCCGCAGCGGACGACGAGGACGACGCCCGATGA
- a CDS encoding BMP family ABC transporter substrate-binding protein — MRRVAKLSAACIATAALALTATACGSTSSEDDSSSSASAGSGKGGIKIGLAYDVGGRGDRSFNDSAARGADKAEKEFNGSIKELTAKSSDTEADREQRLTDLADAGYNPIVAVGFSYATSVDKVAAKYPKVNFGLIDSVATAKNVDSITFTEEQGSYLAGVAAALKTKKSHVGFIGGVDTPLIKKFAAGYVQGVKDTKPGVKVDVQYLTHGSDLSGFASPDKGKEAASGQLDGGADVIYTAAGSSGNGAIEAVSGVKGAWAIGVDSDQYNIPGLSKYKNSILTSMVKNVDVGVYDFVKSVHDGKPLTGNQIYSLAKGGVGLATSGGFIDDIQPQLDAAKKKIVDGTVKVKTS; from the coding sequence GTGCGCCGGGTAGCCAAGCTTTCCGCTGCGTGTATCGCCACCGCAGCTCTCGCACTGACTGCCACAGCCTGTGGCAGCACCTCCTCCGAGGACGACAGCTCCTCGTCCGCCTCCGCGGGCAGCGGCAAGGGCGGTATCAAGATCGGTCTCGCCTACGACGTCGGCGGCCGCGGTGACCGTTCCTTCAACGACTCCGCCGCGCGCGGTGCCGACAAGGCCGAGAAGGAGTTCAACGGTTCCATCAAGGAGCTCACCGCCAAGAGCTCCGACACCGAGGCCGACCGTGAGCAGCGCCTGACCGACCTGGCGGACGCCGGTTACAACCCGATCGTCGCCGTCGGCTTCTCCTACGCCACCTCGGTGGACAAGGTCGCCGCGAAGTACCCGAAGGTCAACTTCGGCCTCATCGACTCGGTCGCGACCGCCAAGAACGTCGACAGCATCACCTTCACCGAGGAGCAGGGCTCCTACCTCGCCGGTGTCGCCGCCGCGCTGAAGACCAAGAAGTCCCACGTCGGCTTCATCGGCGGTGTGGACACCCCGCTGATCAAGAAGTTCGCGGCGGGCTACGTCCAGGGCGTCAAGGACACCAAGCCCGGCGTCAAGGTCGACGTCCAGTACCTGACCCACGGCTCCGACCTGTCCGGCTTCGCCAGCCCCGACAAGGGCAAGGAGGCCGCGTCCGGCCAGCTCGACGGCGGCGCCGACGTGATCTACACCGCGGCCGGCTCCTCCGGCAACGGCGCCATCGAGGCCGTCTCCGGCGTCAAGGGCGCGTGGGCCATCGGCGTGGACTCGGACCAGTACAACATCCCGGGTCTGAGCAAGTACAAGAACTCGATCCTGACCTCGATGGTCAAGAACGTCGACGTCGGCGTCTACGACTTCGTCAAGTCCGTGCACGACGGCAAGCCGCTGACCGGCAACCAGATCTACTCCCTCGCCAAGGGCGGTGTCGGCCTGGCCACCAGCGGTGGCTTCATCGACGACATCCAGCCGCAGCTGGACGCCGCGAAGAAGAAGATCGTCGACGGCACCGTCAAGGTCAAGACCAGCTGA
- a CDS encoding M20 family metallopeptidase: MSLESEVDLPGEAVLPGVLSEELHAELVVFRRDLHMHPELGNQEFRTTAAIKERLERAGLKPRVLAVGTGLVCDIGEWDGERPMLALRADIDGLPIPDTKSECSYRSTVPDRAHACGHDVHTAVVLGAGLVLADLHRRGLLPRPVRLLFQPAEEVLPGGAADAIDCGVLEGVGKMLAVHCDPRVDAGKIGLRTGAITSACDRLEISLDGPGGHTARPHLTTDLVTAAARVVTDVPAIVGRRVDTRAGLAVTWGRIESGHAPNVIPQHAELSGTVRCLDLDTWRQAPDIVVAAIDEVANLHRAKSEINYVRGVPPVVNDAGVTELLRDAMTVRRGADSIEDTEQSLGGEDFSWYLQHVPGAMARLGVRTPGERTVRDLHQGDFDADESAITVGVEMFTAAALLDAAQ, encoded by the coding sequence ATGTCACTGGAGTCCGAGGTCGATCTTCCCGGGGAAGCCGTGCTTCCCGGCGTGCTGAGCGAGGAACTGCACGCCGAACTCGTAGTGTTCCGACGCGACTTGCACATGCACCCGGAGCTCGGCAACCAGGAGTTCCGAACCACCGCGGCGATCAAGGAACGACTGGAGAGGGCCGGCCTGAAGCCGCGCGTGCTCGCCGTCGGCACCGGGCTCGTGTGTGACATCGGGGAGTGGGACGGCGAGCGGCCCATGCTCGCCCTGCGCGCCGACATCGACGGCCTGCCCATCCCGGACACGAAGAGCGAGTGCTCGTACCGGTCGACCGTGCCCGATCGGGCGCATGCGTGCGGACACGACGTCCACACGGCCGTGGTGCTCGGGGCCGGGCTCGTCCTCGCCGACCTGCACAGGCGTGGGCTGCTGCCGCGGCCCGTGCGGCTGCTCTTCCAGCCCGCCGAGGAAGTGCTGCCCGGCGGTGCCGCCGACGCCATCGACTGCGGGGTGCTGGAGGGCGTCGGGAAGATGCTCGCCGTGCACTGCGACCCGCGGGTCGACGCCGGGAAGATCGGGCTCAGGACCGGTGCCATCACCTCCGCCTGCGACCGGCTGGAGATCTCCCTCGACGGGCCCGGTGGGCACACCGCCCGGCCGCACCTCACCACCGACCTCGTCACCGCCGCCGCCCGCGTCGTCACCGACGTGCCCGCTATCGTCGGGCGACGGGTGGACACGCGGGCCGGGCTCGCCGTGACCTGGGGGCGGATCGAGTCGGGGCACGCACCTAATGTGATCCCGCAGCACGCCGAGCTCTCCGGGACCGTGCGCTGCCTGGACCTCGACACCTGGCGGCAGGCCCCGGACATCGTGGTCGCCGCGATCGACGAGGTCGCCAATCTGCACCGGGCCAAGTCCGAGATCAACTACGTGCGTGGGGTTCCGCCCGTCGTCAACGACGCGGGCGTCACCGAGCTGCTCCGGGACGCCATGACCGTCCGGCGCGGAGCCGACTCGATCGAGGACACCGAGCAGAGCCTGGGCGGCGAGGACTTCTCCTGGTATCTGCAGCATGTGCCGGGTGCCATGGCGCGTCTCGGGGTGCGCACGCCGGGGGAGCGGACCGTGCGCGACCTCCACCAGGGCGACTTCGACGCCGACGAGTCCGCCATCACCGTCGGTGTGGAGATGTTCACGGCGGCGGCCCTGCTGGATGCCGCACAGTGA
- a CDS encoding ATP-binding protein, whose amino-acid sequence MPENAPWEYALYIPNDIRAVTVARRTLRLILTMHGLIRLTDTAELLAAELVSNAVRHTKGPAALRVRWSAGVLRIGAWDADPAPPEPPGELNSMGEVEEGRGLALVKACADLWGWQPLARHGNRGKFVWCELAAA is encoded by the coding sequence ATGCCCGAAAACGCCCCCTGGGAGTACGCCCTCTACATCCCGAACGACATCCGAGCCGTCACCGTCGCCCGCCGCACCCTCCGGCTCATCCTCACGATGCACGGTCTGATCCGCCTCACCGACACCGCGGAGCTGCTCGCGGCCGAGCTGGTCTCCAATGCCGTACGGCATACGAAGGGGCCGGCCGCCCTCAGGGTGCGCTGGTCGGCGGGGGTGCTGCGGATCGGGGCCTGGGATGCGGACCCTGCACCTCCGGAGCCGCCCGGTGAGTTGAACAGCATGGGGGAGGTGGAGGAGGGGCGGGGGTTGGCGCTGGTCAAGGCGTGCGCCGATCTGTGGGGGTGGCAGCCGTTGGCCAGGCACGGCAATCGGGGGAAGTTCGTGTGGTGTGAGCTGGCCGCCGCTTAG
- a CDS encoding helix-turn-helix transcriptional regulator, with protein sequence MAGLRPEPTARQMRLGTELRRLREKAGLTGREAAALLGVSSGQISQIESALTGVSEKRLRSMAANYSCSDEKLISALVHVATDRTRGWWEEYRGQLPTPFLDLSELEHNATFRWDVDLLHVSGLLQTEDYARALFSTRIPELPDTDRELRVRHRMQRRAILERPTPIPYQALIHEAALRIRVGGRATSLAQLARILELSEAGHITVRVIPFTLERFDDTGSAMIYAGGGIPRLDTVVRDAPHGTAFIDAEAQLGVFRTLFRRVEASSLDPEQSRDLIHNLAKEL encoded by the coding sequence ATGGCGGGACTGAGGCCTGAACCGACCGCACGGCAGATGCGACTGGGAACCGAACTGCGCAGACTGCGGGAGAAGGCTGGCCTCACCGGACGCGAGGCGGCTGCCCTGCTCGGCGTGAGCTCCGGCCAGATCAGCCAGATCGAATCCGCCCTGACCGGCGTGAGCGAGAAACGCTTGCGCAGCATGGCGGCCAACTACTCCTGCTCCGACGAGAAGTTGATCTCAGCCCTGGTACACGTGGCCACCGACCGGACCCGCGGCTGGTGGGAGGAGTACCGGGGGCAGTTGCCCACGCCGTTCCTGGACCTCTCCGAGCTGGAACACAACGCCACCTTCCGATGGGACGTGGACTTGCTGCATGTGTCGGGCCTCCTCCAGACCGAGGACTACGCACGGGCTCTCTTCTCGACCCGCATCCCTGAGCTCCCCGATACCGACCGCGAGCTGCGTGTGCGGCATCGCATGCAGCGTCGAGCAATCCTCGAAAGGCCCACACCGATTCCCTACCAGGCCTTGATCCACGAGGCAGCACTACGAATCAGGGTCGGCGGCCGGGCCACCTCGCTGGCCCAACTCGCCCGAATCCTGGAGCTCTCCGAAGCAGGCCACATCACCGTCCGAGTGATCCCGTTCACTCTGGAGCGCTTCGACGACACGGGCAGCGCAATGATCTACGCCGGTGGCGGCATCCCGAGGTTGGACACTGTGGTCCGCGACGCTCCGCACGGCACGGCGTTCATCGACGCGGAGGCCCAACTCGGCGTATTCCGAACACTCTTCCGTAGAGTAGAGGCGTCGTCACTCGATCCCGAACAGTCACGCGACCTGATCCACAATCTGGCCAAGGAACTGTGA
- a CDS encoding DUF397 domain-containing protein — protein MSTREVWRKSSYSGGGDGNACVEIATHPTHIAIRDSKTPTGAILAFPPDTFTTFLEALKSPHPTV, from the coding sequence ATGAGCACGCGCGAAGTCTGGCGGAAGTCGTCCTACTCCGGCGGCGGCGACGGCAATGCCTGCGTGGAGATCGCAACGCACCCCACCCACATAGCCATCCGCGACTCCAAGACGCCGACCGGCGCCATCCTCGCCTTCCCGCCCGACACCTTCACCACCTTCCTCGAAGCCCTGAAGTCCCCGCACCCCACCGTCTGA
- a CDS encoding class I SAM-dependent methyltransferase, whose protein sequence is MNAENPDFIRATRTAYDTIAEPYTEQFSEWAGIPTLDRTQITGFAELVKEQSKGPVADIGSGPGHVTAQLAALGIPVFGVDVSPKMVELARRAHPDLRFHVGSMTSLDLPSETLGGITALYSIIHVPDDHLPTAFAEFHRVLAPGTHALIGFQYEPGGTHMHLDERFGHKISLDYYLRAPEAVVEPLIKAGFEVIVRVLREPLGEEKLSRAFLVARKPAA, encoded by the coding sequence GTGAACGCCGAGAACCCCGACTTCATACGGGCCACCCGAACCGCGTACGACACGATCGCCGAGCCCTACACCGAGCAGTTCTCCGAGTGGGCCGGCATCCCCACGCTGGACAGAACCCAGATCACCGGCTTCGCGGAGTTGGTGAAGGAGCAGAGCAAGGGCCCCGTGGCCGACATCGGCAGCGGACCGGGCCACGTGACCGCCCAACTCGCCGCACTCGGCATCCCGGTCTTCGGCGTGGACGTCTCCCCGAAGATGGTCGAACTGGCCCGCAGAGCCCATCCGGACCTCCGCTTCCACGTGGGTTCGATGACGTCGCTCGACCTACCGTCGGAAACCCTGGGCGGCATCACCGCGCTGTACTCGATCATCCACGTCCCGGACGACCACCTCCCCACGGCCTTCGCAGAGTTCCACCGCGTCCTGGCTCCCGGCACCCACGCTCTGATCGGCTTCCAGTACGAGCCCGGCGGCACCCACATGCACCTCGACGAACGCTTCGGCCACAAGATCTCCCTGGACTACTACCTACGCGCACCGGAGGCAGTGGTCGAACCGCTGATCAAGGCAGGCTTCGAGGTGATCGTCCGAGTACTCAGGGAGCCCCTCGGCGAGGAAAAGCTGTCCCGGGCGTTCCTGGTGGCAAGGAAACCGGCGGCGTAA